A stretch of the Arthrobacter sp. PAMC 25486 genome encodes the following:
- the aroQ gene encoding type II 3-dehydroquinate dehydratase produces MTSSTAPHRGNLLILNGPNLNLLGTREPGIYGSTTLADVEQLTTVAAEAAGFSTTCLQSNHEGALVDAIHAARGNSVGIIINAGAYTHTSVALRDAISAVELPTVEVHISNVHQREEFRHHSFLSAVCSTVIVGAGVHGYALAVSALDNSLA; encoded by the coding sequence ATGACCTCTTCGACTGCACCGCACCGCGGCAACCTGCTGATCCTCAACGGCCCCAACCTGAACCTGCTGGGCACCCGCGAACCGGGGATCTACGGCTCAACTACCCTGGCCGACGTCGAACAACTCACCACTGTGGCTGCCGAGGCGGCGGGCTTCAGCACCACCTGCCTGCAGTCCAACCATGAGGGCGCCCTGGTGGACGCCATCCATGCGGCGCGCGGCAACTCCGTGGGCATCATCATCAACGCAGGCGCCTACACGCACACGTCGGTGGCACTGCGGGACGCAATTTCCGCCGTCGAACTTCCCACGGTGGAGGTGCACATCTCCAACGTCCACCAGCGCGAGGAATTCCGCCACCATTCATTCCTGTCGGCCGTGTGCAGCACCGTCATTGTTGGCGCAGGGGTGCACGGCTACGCGCTGGCGGTCAGCGCGCTGGACAACAGTCTGGCGTAA
- a CDS encoding Crp/Fnr family transcriptional regulator, which yields MDIEVLRRAPLFATLDDEAFRLLTDELAEVDLSRGASVFREGDQGDQLYFIVSGKVKLGRTSSDGRESLVAILGPGELFGEMALFDPAPRSTTATAVSETRLAGLKNESLNALLRNRPEVSMQLLQALARRLRRTNDNLSDLVFSDVPGRVAKAILDLADRFGRPATDGILVAHELTQEELAQLVGASRETVNKALAEFVQRGWLRLEARAVVILDVNRLRQRSR from the coding sequence ATGGACATCGAGGTACTACGACGGGCACCACTATTCGCCACGCTCGACGATGAGGCATTCCGCCTATTGACGGACGAACTGGCGGAGGTGGATCTTTCCCGCGGAGCTTCGGTCTTCCGTGAAGGCGACCAGGGCGACCAGCTCTATTTCATCGTCTCCGGCAAGGTCAAGCTGGGCCGCACCTCCTCGGACGGCCGCGAATCACTCGTTGCCATCCTGGGCCCGGGCGAGCTCTTCGGCGAAATGGCACTTTTTGATCCGGCACCGCGCAGCACCACTGCCACCGCCGTTTCCGAAACCCGCCTGGCCGGTTTGAAGAACGAATCCCTCAACGCACTGCTGCGCAACCGCCCCGAGGTGTCCATGCAGCTGCTGCAGGCCCTGGCCCGCCGCCTGCGCCGCACCAACGACAACCTGTCCGACCTGGTGTTCTCGGATGTCCCCGGCCGCGTTGCCAAGGCCATCTTGGACCTCGCCGACCGCTTTGGCCGCCCCGCCACCGACGGCATCCTGGTGGCCCACGAGCTCACGCAAGAGGAACTGGCCCAGCTGGTCGGTGCTTCACGTGAAACCGTCAACAAGGCCCTGGCCGAGTTCGTCCAGCGCGGCTGGCTCCGCCTGGAAGCCCGCGCCGTGGTGATCCTGGACGTGAACCGCCTGCGCCAGCGCTCCCGCTAG
- the nth gene encoding endonuclease III, whose product MSVAGQETALGLKRRARKINRELAQLYPYAHAELDFRNPFELLVATVLSAQTTDIRVNAVTPALFARFPTPLAMAQAHSLEVEELIRSTGFFRAKAANLLALANRLVDEYDGVVPGSLDDLVTLPGVGRKTANVVLGNAFGVPGITVDTHFIRLARRFGWTESTDPVRIEADVAALFEAKDWTMVSHRVVFHGRRICHARNPACGACPIAHLCPAYGDGEVDPVKAAKLLKYELAPGQEELLAKMLADVDNAAAYRQESQLAARNADAPSGEPRR is encoded by the coding sequence GTGAGCGTGGCGGGGCAGGAAACGGCGCTGGGACTCAAGCGCCGGGCCCGGAAAATCAATCGCGAGCTGGCGCAGCTGTACCCCTATGCCCATGCCGAGCTCGATTTCCGCAACCCCTTTGAGCTGTTGGTGGCCACGGTCCTCTCCGCACAGACCACCGACATCCGCGTCAACGCCGTCACTCCGGCACTCTTTGCCCGCTTCCCCACACCGCTGGCGATGGCCCAGGCTCACAGCCTTGAGGTGGAAGAGCTGATCAGGTCAACCGGATTTTTTCGGGCCAAGGCTGCGAACCTGCTGGCCCTGGCCAACCGCCTGGTGGATGAGTACGACGGCGTGGTCCCCGGATCCCTTGATGATCTCGTCACGCTCCCGGGAGTCGGGCGAAAAACCGCCAACGTGGTGCTCGGGAATGCCTTTGGCGTTCCGGGCATCACGGTTGACACCCACTTCATCCGGTTGGCGCGGCGCTTTGGCTGGACCGAGTCCACAGATCCGGTCCGGATCGAGGCCGACGTGGCGGCGTTGTTTGAAGCCAAGGACTGGACCATGGTGTCGCACCGGGTGGTGTTTCACGGCCGACGCATTTGCCACGCACGGAACCCAGCATGCGGGGCCTGCCCCATCGCCCACCTGTGTCCCGCCTATGGTGATGGTGAAGTTGACCCGGTCAAGGCGGCAAAGCTGCTGAAATACGAGCTTGCGCCCGGACAAGAAGAACTTTTGGCCAAGATGCTCGCCGATGTGGACAATGCCGCGGCGTACCGCCAGGAATCCCAATTGGCGGCACGGAACGCGGACGCGCCATCCGGGGAACCCCGCCGGTGA
- the acs gene encoding acetate--CoA ligase produces the protein MSEVTTAAADQSGDALENLLTENRQFAPSVEFAANAIIHGDEYAKANADRPAFWGEKARELLTWSKPFTKTLDWTNPPFATWFEDGEINAAYNALDRHVEAGNGDRVAIHFEGEPGDTRTYTYAQLTEEVKKAANAFETLGLVKGDRVAVYLPMIPEAVITLLACARIGAIHSVVFGGFSADALRSRVDDAEAKLVITADGTFRRGKPSALKPAVDEALTAPGHSVQHVVVVKRNGQDVNWVEGRDVWWDDTVGTASTEHTAVGHAAEHPLFILYTSGTTGKPKGILHTTGGYLTQTAYTHRAVFDLHPETDVFWCTADVGWVTGHSYVTYAPLINGATQVMYEGTPDSPHQGRFWEIVQKYKVSILYTAPTAIRTFMKWGEDIPAKYDLSSIRLLGSVGEPINPEAWMWYRRVIGGNNAPIVDTWWQTETGAIMVAPLPGVTSTKPGSAQVPMPGIAVDVVDELGKSVAHGHGGYLVIREPWPAMLRGIWGDNERYKDTYWSRFDDMYFAGDGAKWDDDGDVWLLGRVDDVMNVSGHRLSTTEIESALVSHPSVAEAAVVGAADETTGQAVVAFVILRGSAVEDADIVTTLRNHVGKEIGPIAKPKTILVVPELPKTRSGKIMRRLLKDVAEGRTVGDSSTLADNTVMNQIAESLRA, from the coding sequence ATGTCTGAGGTTACAACCGCAGCAGCAGACCAGTCCGGTGACGCACTGGAGAACCTGCTCACGGAGAACCGCCAGTTCGCGCCAAGCGTCGAATTTGCCGCCAACGCGATCATTCATGGCGACGAATACGCAAAAGCCAACGCCGACCGCCCCGCGTTCTGGGGCGAGAAGGCCCGCGAACTCCTAACCTGGTCCAAACCCTTCACCAAGACCTTGGACTGGACCAACCCGCCGTTCGCCACCTGGTTTGAGGACGGCGAAATCAACGCCGCCTACAACGCCCTTGACCGCCACGTTGAGGCCGGCAACGGCGACCGCGTCGCCATCCACTTTGAGGGTGAGCCCGGCGACACCCGCACCTACACCTACGCCCAGCTCACCGAAGAGGTCAAGAAGGCCGCGAACGCCTTTGAAACGCTGGGCCTGGTCAAGGGCGACCGTGTGGCCGTGTACCTGCCCATGATCCCCGAAGCCGTCATCACCCTCCTCGCCTGCGCCCGCATTGGCGCCATCCACTCCGTGGTCTTCGGCGGATTCTCCGCCGACGCCCTGCGCAGCCGCGTCGACGACGCCGAGGCCAAGCTCGTCATCACCGCAGATGGCACGTTCCGCCGCGGCAAGCCCAGCGCCCTGAAGCCCGCCGTTGACGAAGCGCTTACGGCGCCGGGGCACTCGGTGCAGCACGTCGTCGTCGTCAAGCGCAACGGCCAGGACGTCAACTGGGTCGAGGGCCGCGATGTCTGGTGGGATGACACCGTCGGCACCGCCTCAACCGAGCACACCGCCGTCGGGCATGCCGCCGAGCACCCGCTGTTCATCCTCTACACCTCCGGCACCACGGGCAAGCCCAAGGGCATCCTGCACACCACCGGCGGCTACCTGACCCAGACCGCCTATACGCACCGCGCCGTGTTTGACCTGCACCCGGAAACGGATGTTTTCTGGTGCACGGCCGACGTCGGATGGGTCACCGGCCACTCTTACGTCACCTATGCGCCGCTCATCAATGGCGCAACGCAGGTCATGTATGAGGGCACCCCGGATTCCCCGCACCAGGGCCGCTTTTGGGAGATCGTTCAGAAGTACAAGGTCTCCATCCTGTACACGGCCCCCACGGCCATCCGCACGTTCATGAAGTGGGGCGAGGACATCCCCGCCAAGTACGACCTCTCCTCCATCCGCCTGCTCGGTTCGGTGGGCGAACCCATCAACCCCGAGGCGTGGATGTGGTACCGCCGCGTCATTGGCGGCAACAACGCCCCCATCGTTGACACGTGGTGGCAGACCGAAACCGGCGCCATCATGGTGGCCCCGCTGCCCGGCGTCACCAGCACCAAGCCCGGTTCGGCGCAGGTCCCGATGCCCGGCATTGCCGTTGACGTGGTGGACGAGCTCGGCAAGTCGGTGGCCCACGGCCATGGCGGCTACCTCGTGATCCGCGAACCCTGGCCCGCCATGCTGCGCGGCATCTGGGGCGACAACGAACGCTACAAGGACACGTACTGGTCGCGCTTCGATGACATGTACTTTGCCGGTGACGGTGCCAAGTGGGACGATGACGGCGACGTCTGGCTGCTGGGCCGCGTGGACGATGTCATGAACGTCTCGGGACACCGCCTCTCCACCACGGAGATCGAGTCCGCCCTGGTCAGCCACCCCTCAGTGGCCGAGGCCGCCGTTGTTGGTGCCGCCGACGAGACCACGGGACAGGCCGTCGTAGCGTTCGTGATCCTGCGCGGTTCCGCCGTGGAGGATGCCGACATCGTCACCACGCTGCGCAACCACGTGGGCAAGGAGATCGGCCCGATCGCCAAGCCGAAGACCATCCTGGTGGTCCCGGAACTACCCAAAACCCGCTCCGGCAAGATCATGCGCCGCCTGCTCAAGGACGTGGCCGAAGGCCGCACCGTAGGCGACTCCTCAACCCTGGCCGACAACACCGTCATGAACCAGATCGCAGAGTCCCTCCGCGCCTAG
- a CDS encoding MBL fold metallo-hydrolase: MPSGELRYYACGYTTHQMKQLMHGRPRERRVFPAGVFLYCHPDGRTVLFDTGYGPATWRAGVAGFLYTLLLPPRIRPGQSIAAQLLADGIPVESIDFVVLSHLHPDHLGGVRYFPQATFVLSEAMLETLANAKLTEGFLPQLLPHWFPAAAKLVVDPGQGEVDLLGDGSYRLVDLPGHAKGHMGALVEEQALLAGDASWGEDLMGSVQQIKALPRAINHRWNDYEQTIRRLQQWKANGVKLYFSHDHQDHKKLL; encoded by the coding sequence ATGCCTAGCGGAGAACTGCGCTATTACGCCTGCGGATACACCACCCACCAGATGAAGCAACTGATGCACGGGCGCCCACGCGAGCGCCGGGTGTTTCCTGCCGGGGTGTTCCTGTATTGCCATCCAGATGGTCGCACGGTGCTGTTCGACACCGGATATGGGCCTGCGACGTGGCGCGCGGGGGTGGCCGGCTTTCTCTACACCCTGCTGCTGCCGCCCCGGATCCGTCCCGGGCAAAGCATCGCCGCCCAGCTGCTCGCCGACGGAATCCCTGTCGAGTCCATCGATTTTGTGGTGCTGTCCCACCTGCACCCGGACCATCTTGGCGGGGTGCGATACTTTCCACAAGCCACCTTTGTGCTCAGCGAAGCCATGCTGGAAACACTGGCCAACGCGAAATTGACGGAAGGGTTCCTGCCGCAGTTGCTGCCGCACTGGTTTCCGGCGGCAGCGAAGCTGGTGGTGGACCCCGGCCAGGGCGAGGTGGACCTTTTGGGCGACGGCAGCTACCGGCTGGTGGACCTGCCCGGCCATGCCAAGGGGCACATGGGAGCCCTGGTGGAAGAACAGGCGCTGCTGGCCGGCGACGCCTCCTGGGGCGAAGACCTGATGGGCTCGGTCCAACAGATTAAGGCCCTGCCCCGCGCCATCAACCACCGGTGGAACGACTACGAACAAACCATCCGGCGGCTGCAGCAGTGGAAAGCGAATGGCGTGAAACTGTACTTCAGCCACGACCACCAGGACCACAAAAAATTGCTGTAA
- a CDS encoding NAD(P)-dependent oxidoreductase encodes MTTDSPAPPPSVLITGATGFLGGYAVSEFLAQGYKVVAHGRNPAALERLRGMGATTVAGDLAQLAHMKQPVDVVVHAAALSSPWGKWGDFKDSNVAGTRHVVSFMERNAVPRLVFVSSPSIYAGRGDKLAIRETRPIRSKPLSSYIRSKIAAEAFLQEAHSSGRLPELLTIRPRGIIGAGDPSVAPRLLQAYRKIGVPLFRGGENLVDLTAVENVALALRLAAAAPSANGQVYNITNGQPRPFKELLEILFKKLDLPPRYLKANATVFYGLGALLEGICHVVPGRPEPPLSRYMVSTIAYSQTLDITRARAELGYEPRVDIEQALAAFATEYSKDHA; translated from the coding sequence ATGACGACTGACTCCCCGGCGCCCCCACCGTCCGTTCTGATCACGGGGGCCACCGGTTTTCTTGGCGGGTATGCAGTCAGTGAATTCCTGGCCCAGGGGTACAAGGTGGTGGCCCACGGCCGCAACCCTGCCGCCTTGGAGCGGCTGAGGGGGATGGGCGCCACCACCGTCGCCGGAGACCTTGCACAGCTGGCCCACATGAAACAGCCTGTGGACGTGGTGGTGCACGCTGCCGCCTTGTCCAGCCCCTGGGGGAAATGGGGGGACTTCAAGGACAGCAATGTTGCAGGAACCCGCCACGTGGTCAGTTTCATGGAACGCAATGCGGTGCCCCGTCTCGTCTTTGTTTCCTCTCCCAGCATCTATGCCGGCAGGGGAGACAAGCTGGCCATCAGGGAAACCCGTCCCATCAGGAGCAAACCGTTGAGCTCCTACATTCGCTCCAAGATCGCTGCCGAGGCATTTCTACAGGAGGCGCACAGTTCCGGCCGGTTGCCTGAACTGTTGACCATCAGGCCGCGGGGAATCATCGGCGCCGGGGATCCCAGCGTCGCCCCACGGCTGCTGCAGGCCTACCGCAAGATTGGTGTCCCCCTTTTCAGGGGCGGGGAGAACCTGGTGGACCTGACGGCAGTGGAGAATGTGGCCCTCGCCCTGCGGCTGGCCGCCGCAGCGCCCAGCGCCAACGGCCAGGTGTACAACATCACGAACGGGCAGCCGCGCCCGTTTAAGGAACTGTTGGAAATCCTGTTCAAGAAGTTGGACCTGCCGCCGCGGTACCTGAAGGCCAATGCCACCGTCTTCTACGGTTTGGGGGCGCTGCTGGAAGGAATCTGCCATGTCGTGCCAGGGCGCCCGGAGCCGCCGCTGAGCAGGTACATGGTCTCCACCATTGCGTATTCACAGACCTTGGACATTACGAGGGCACGCGCCGAGCTGGGTTATGAGCCCCGCGTAGATATTGAACAGGCGCTCGCAGCCTTTGCCACGGAGTACTCTAAAGACCATGCCTAG
- a CDS encoding 3-oxoacyl-[acyl-carrier-protein] synthase III C-terminal domain-containing protein — protein sequence MPQIRNCRIAGYGTYLPEHVVKFGAQTRYRVSEDESQLGMLTAAARDALDRAGIKAEDVQCIIGASAAGIQPIPCTAALVLEQLAPFGVAAAFDVNSTCTSMITALDIASRYIADGTYESVLITAGDVGSRFLNPEQAESFSLFSDAAVAFVLTATDDPAQGVVASTQRTWAAYAHDTEIRGGLSRSPAQMYADSDPADYLFDMNGRSALRNMLTVLPEFLAKFLATSGLSLEDMSLVIPHQASPAITIALRRIGIPQEQYIDWVADIGNMVSASVGYVLAKVLEQERVRRGDTVMLFGTAAGLTANALVLRL from the coding sequence ATGCCTCAAATCCGCAACTGTCGAATTGCCGGATATGGCACCTATCTTCCTGAGCACGTTGTGAAGTTTGGTGCGCAAACCCGCTACAGGGTCTCGGAAGACGAAAGCCAGCTTGGCATGCTCACGGCCGCAGCCAGGGACGCGCTGGACCGGGCGGGCATCAAGGCCGAGGACGTGCAATGCATCATCGGCGCCAGCGCTGCCGGCATCCAGCCGATCCCGTGCACGGCCGCCCTCGTGTTGGAACAGCTTGCGCCATTTGGCGTGGCAGCAGCCTTTGATGTGAACTCCACCTGCACCTCCATGATCACGGCCCTGGACATTGCCTCACGCTACATCGCCGACGGCACCTATGAATCGGTGCTCATCACGGCGGGCGACGTTGGGTCCCGCTTCCTCAACCCGGAGCAGGCGGAAAGCTTCTCGCTCTTTTCCGACGCCGCCGTGGCATTTGTCCTGACGGCCACCGACGATCCGGCCCAGGGTGTGGTGGCAAGCACCCAGCGCACGTGGGCTGCATACGCCCACGACACAGAGATCCGCGGCGGCCTGAGCCGCTCGCCGGCGCAAATGTATGCGGACTCCGACCCCGCCGATTACCTCTTTGACATGAACGGCCGGTCGGCGCTGCGGAACATGCTGACGGTGCTGCCGGAATTCCTGGCAAAATTCCTTGCCACGTCGGGCCTGTCACTGGAAGACATGTCACTGGTGATTCCGCACCAGGCCAGCCCCGCCATCACCATCGCCCTGCGCCGCATCGGCATCCCGCAGGAACAATACATTGACTGGGTTGCTGACATTGGCAACATGGTCTCAGCCTCGGTGGGATACGTGCTGGCCAAGGTCCTGGAACAGGAACGGGTGCGCCGAGGTGACACCGTGATGTTGTTTGGCACCGCGGCCGGGCTGACCGCAAACGCCCTGGTCCTGCGGCTTTAG
- a CDS encoding MarP family serine protease → MFGFSWLDVVLILWLLWQLIYGLNVGLVVALGGIAGFIAGAVGAFFAAPFVSQFAPSPGWRTTMVIAATILLIAIGHAIGMRLGRLIGRGVRSDSIKAVNRIMGGALNVVVSALVISMLAFGVSNLGIPLVSKQLSDSQVLSKIDAWTPDPVKAGVAQIRSLVLEEGIPALLDPQGPNVDVAAPDADTDTDAWNTAARSVMKISGTAFQCGQNQTGTGFVISPGRVLTNAHVVAGVPNPVVQTQAQGALPARVVFFDPVKDLAILAVDSLAAAPLPTAPTVGAGTPTAFAGYPLGGPLQLRPATVRTSGPMMVPEISGGPSSLLDVYQLAGTVQSGNSGGPLLDTAGNVVGVIFAKATTAENVGFALTMEEAGPVISAAPHLNTEVPSGACKVG, encoded by the coding sequence GTGTTTGGTTTTTCCTGGCTCGATGTGGTGCTGATCCTGTGGCTGCTGTGGCAACTGATTTACGGGCTTAACGTGGGGCTCGTGGTCGCCTTGGGTGGCATTGCAGGCTTCATTGCCGGGGCCGTCGGGGCGTTCTTTGCGGCCCCGTTCGTCAGCCAGTTCGCACCCAGTCCCGGCTGGCGCACCACCATGGTCATTGCCGCCACGATTCTGCTGATAGCTATTGGCCACGCCATCGGCATGCGACTGGGCAGGCTGATTGGGCGCGGTGTCAGGTCCGATTCCATCAAGGCCGTCAATCGGATCATGGGCGGCGCACTCAATGTGGTGGTGAGCGCCCTTGTGATCAGCATGTTGGCCTTCGGTGTCTCCAACCTGGGCATACCGCTGGTGTCCAAACAACTCAGCGACTCTCAAGTGCTGTCCAAGATTGATGCGTGGACCCCGGACCCCGTCAAGGCGGGCGTTGCCCAGATCCGTTCCCTCGTACTGGAAGAGGGCATCCCGGCACTGCTGGACCCGCAGGGGCCCAACGTTGACGTTGCCGCACCGGATGCCGACACCGACACCGATGCATGGAACACCGCGGCGCGGTCGGTCATGAAAATTTCAGGCACCGCGTTCCAATGCGGCCAGAACCAGACCGGCACTGGTTTCGTCATTTCGCCCGGGCGTGTTCTGACCAACGCCCATGTGGTGGCGGGGGTGCCCAACCCGGTGGTGCAAACCCAAGCCCAAGGTGCGTTGCCGGCCCGGGTGGTGTTCTTTGACCCCGTCAAGGACCTGGCCATTCTTGCCGTCGATTCCCTGGCTGCCGCCCCGCTGCCCACCGCCCCCACCGTCGGGGCCGGCACGCCTACAGCCTTCGCCGGCTATCCGCTGGGCGGGCCGCTGCAGCTGCGACCGGCCACGGTGCGCACGTCCGGGCCCATGATGGTGCCGGAGATTTCCGGTGGCCCCTCGTCCCTGCTCGACGTGTACCAGCTGGCCGGGACTGTGCAGTCGGGCAACTCCGGTGGTCCGCTGCTGGATACGGCCGGCAACGTGGTGGGCGTAATTTTCGCCAAGGCCACCACCGCCGAGAATGTGGGCTTTGCCCTGACCATGGAGGAAGCAGGCCCCGTTATTTCGGCGGCGCCGCACCTGAACACGGAAGTGCCGTCCGGCGCCTGCAAGGTTGGCTGA
- a CDS encoding amidohydrolase → MDTSTKSPTNPLALAHGNRGEHPDIHFSNGRILTMDGPAPEYVESLVIRGGRIVFAGATEQATKRFPAAKGRDLAGAALLPGFIDAHSHFQATFDLAGKANVGPPPMGGCANIEAVVAALDQHRRRRGIDAGEWLVGYGYDQEALTEKRHITAADLDAHFPDQLVMLVHVSSHGVVLNSAALAWAGIDATTPTPAGGVIARVPGSQEPAGLLMETAYMELVASKLPTPAAQEKLALMDAAQQAYASRGYTHAQDGFASVADLQLYQDAGAAGLLYLDIAALGSFAEAGQWLENPDFPTGSYHNGFKIAGLKILQDGSPQGRTAFMSQPYLTGGLDGRPDWCGEPMMPFQTFAAIIQNCLNHGVQVHAHVNGDAAIDQLIQALELAGTTAADDARTVAIHSQFQRPDHLPDYLRLGITPSYFTNHTFFWGDVHRANVGEAKASFISPLKSAMDSGLIVSNHSDFPVTAVDPLFMMVTAMTRNSRTGHTLGPAERVNAYQALAALTTGPAYQIFEENRKGALKVGMLADLVMLDADPLTVGAAHLQDIKVLETIKEGVAIFRCSN, encoded by the coding sequence ATGGACACCAGCACCAAAAGTCCCACGAACCCGCTTGCACTTGCCCACGGCAACAGGGGCGAGCACCCTGACATCCATTTCAGCAACGGCCGTATTCTCACGATGGACGGACCGGCGCCAGAATACGTCGAATCGTTGGTGATCAGAGGCGGCCGAATCGTCTTTGCCGGCGCCACTGAACAAGCCACTAAACGCTTCCCTGCTGCCAAAGGCAGGGATTTGGCCGGGGCGGCACTCCTGCCGGGTTTCATCGATGCACACAGCCATTTTCAAGCCACGTTTGATCTTGCGGGCAAGGCCAATGTTGGGCCTCCACCGATGGGCGGCTGTGCCAACATCGAAGCGGTGGTGGCGGCCCTGGACCAGCACCGCAGGCGCCGCGGCATCGACGCTGGCGAGTGGCTGGTCGGCTACGGCTACGACCAGGAAGCACTGACCGAAAAAAGACACATCACAGCAGCGGACCTTGACGCCCATTTCCCGGACCAATTGGTCATGCTCGTCCATGTTTCAAGCCACGGGGTTGTCCTGAATTCGGCTGCCCTGGCGTGGGCCGGCATCGACGCAACCACACCAACCCCGGCAGGGGGCGTCATCGCGCGGGTGCCAGGTTCACAGGAACCTGCCGGGCTTCTGATGGAGACGGCGTACATGGAGCTGGTTGCCTCGAAGCTGCCGACCCCGGCAGCGCAGGAAAAGTTGGCGCTGATGGATGCCGCCCAACAGGCTTACGCCTCGCGCGGATATACCCACGCCCAGGATGGTTTTGCCTCCGTCGCGGATCTCCAGCTGTACCAAGATGCGGGAGCGGCAGGACTTCTGTACCTCGACATCGCCGCGCTGGGGTCCTTCGCCGAGGCCGGACAATGGCTGGAAAATCCTGACTTCCCCACGGGCAGCTACCACAATGGCTTCAAGATTGCCGGGCTGAAGATTCTTCAAGATGGTTCCCCGCAAGGCCGCACAGCATTCATGAGCCAGCCCTATCTAACAGGCGGCCTGGATGGCCGTCCGGACTGGTGCGGGGAACCCATGATGCCCTTTCAAACGTTCGCCGCCATCATCCAAAATTGCCTCAACCACGGTGTTCAGGTGCATGCCCATGTCAATGGTGATGCCGCCATCGACCAGCTCATCCAGGCTCTCGAGCTTGCTGGCACCACCGCCGCCGATGACGCACGGACCGTGGCCATCCACTCACAATTTCAACGCCCGGATCATCTGCCAGACTATCTTCGACTGGGAATTACGCCCAGCTATTTCACCAATCACACCTTCTTTTGGGGAGACGTGCACCGGGCCAATGTTGGTGAGGCCAAGGCATCCTTCATCAGCCCCCTCAAATCCGCCATGGACAGTGGCCTGATCGTTTCAAACCACAGCGACTTCCCGGTGACAGCCGTCGACCCCCTTTTTATGATGGTCACGGCAATGACCCGCAACAGCCGCACTGGACACACCCTCGGCCCGGCGGAACGCGTCAACGCCTACCAGGCGTTGGCGGCGCTCACCACTGGCCCCGCATACCAAATCTTCGAGGAGAACCGGAAGGGGGCGCTCAAGGTTGGCATGTTGGCTGACCTTGTCATGCTCGACGCCGATCCCCTCACGGTAGGTGCGGCGCATCTCCAAGACATCAAAGTTTTGGAAACCATCAAGGAAGGTGTCGCGATCTTCCGCTGCTCCAATTAG
- a CDS encoding CoA pyrophosphatase, with protein MRLGRASLWQLPMDGATARKAAVLLLFGALDDVPAASAKPLASADLDILLIERAATLNDHPGQVAFPGGGVDPGDSSIEAAALREAEEETGLDPHGVEVLGVLPEVPLPVSNFMVTPVVGWWTRQTPVDVVDYGESAQVFRVPVRDLLDPENRYTAVLARDGHSYRGPAFVVNDVVVWGFTAGILHYVFQELGWAVPWDEQREIPAPI; from the coding sequence ATGCGGCTGGGACGGGCCTCGTTGTGGCAGCTGCCCATGGACGGCGCAACAGCCCGCAAGGCTGCCGTATTGCTGTTGTTCGGAGCCCTGGACGACGTCCCGGCCGCCTCCGCCAAGCCGCTGGCTTCGGCCGATCTGGACATCCTGTTGATCGAACGGGCTGCAACCTTGAACGACCACCCGGGCCAGGTGGCCTTCCCTGGCGGTGGCGTGGATCCTGGGGATTCCTCGATAGAGGCTGCTGCCTTGCGCGAGGCCGAGGAAGAGACAGGACTGGATCCCCACGGCGTCGAGGTCCTGGGGGTGCTGCCTGAGGTTCCCCTGCCCGTGAGCAACTTCATGGTCACTCCCGTGGTTGGCTGGTGGACGCGGCAAACGCCAGTCGACGTGGTTGACTATGGCGAATCAGCCCAGGTTTTCAGGGTGCCCGTGCGTGATCTGCTGGACCCGGAAAACCGCTATACGGCCGTCTTGGCCCGTGACGGGCACAGCTATCGCGGCCCGGCGTTCGTTGTCAACGACGTGGTGGTTTGGGGGTTCACGGCGGGAATCCTGCACTACGTGTTCCAGGAGCTCGGCTGGGCCGTGCCCTGGGACGAGCAACGGGAAATCCCCGCCCCGATCTAG